A single region of the Streptomyces sp. ITFR-16 genome encodes:
- a CDS encoding serine hydrolase domain-containing protein encodes MTTLREVLQEHVRDGSVPGAVGLVARGNRVEVQAVGSAAVGGDTPMARDTLFRIASITKPVTAAAVMLLVEDGRIALADPVAPWLPELASPMVVRTPASPVDDVVPAARPITVGDLLTFRAGYGFPSDFSLPAVAPLFSELKQGPPQPQAVPAPEAWMAALSRIPLLHQPGEAWLYNTCSDILGVLVARVTGQPLPEFLAERLFVPLGMTDTGFEVPAAKLDRFTTYYRAGTGGELEQVDAPDGQWSSMPDFPSGAGGLVSTVDDWYAFARMLLDEGAVGSRSLLTPESVRQMTTDQLTPAQREASGLFTEGQGWGYGGSVDVEKAEPWNVPGRYGWVGGTGTTAHLVPATGTVAIMLSQVELAGPTPPATMRDFWRYAASG; translated from the coding sequence CCGGGCGCCGTGGGGCTGGTGGCCCGGGGAAACCGGGTGGAGGTGCAGGCGGTCGGGAGCGCCGCCGTCGGCGGGGACACGCCGATGGCCCGCGACACCCTCTTCCGGATCGCCTCGATCACCAAACCGGTCACGGCGGCCGCGGTCATGCTGCTGGTCGAGGACGGGCGGATCGCCCTGGCGGACCCGGTCGCGCCGTGGCTGCCCGAGCTGGCCTCGCCCATGGTCGTGCGCACCCCCGCCAGCCCCGTCGACGACGTCGTCCCGGCCGCCCGGCCCATCACCGTCGGCGACCTGCTCACCTTCCGCGCCGGGTACGGCTTCCCGTCCGACTTCTCGCTGCCCGCCGTCGCGCCCCTGTTCAGCGAGCTGAAGCAGGGCCCGCCGCAGCCGCAGGCCGTCCCCGCCCCCGAAGCCTGGATGGCCGCGCTGTCCCGTATCCCGCTGCTGCACCAGCCGGGGGAGGCCTGGCTGTACAACACCTGCTCCGACATCCTCGGTGTGCTCGTCGCCAGGGTGACGGGGCAGCCGCTGCCGGAGTTCCTGGCCGAGCGGCTCTTCGTCCCGCTCGGCATGACCGACACCGGCTTCGAGGTGCCCGCCGCGAAACTCGACCGGTTCACCACCTACTACCGGGCCGGTACGGGCGGGGAGCTGGAGCAGGTCGATGCCCCGGACGGCCAGTGGAGCAGCATGCCGGACTTCCCGTCCGGAGCCGGCGGCCTCGTCTCCACCGTCGACGACTGGTACGCCTTCGCCCGGATGCTCCTCGACGAGGGTGCGGTGGGCAGCCGCAGCCTGCTGACGCCGGAGTCGGTGCGGCAGATGACGACCGACCAGCTGACCCCCGCTCAGCGCGAGGCCAGCGGGCTGTTCACGGAGGGGCAGGGCTGGGGGTACGGCGGATCGGTGGACGTAGAGAAGGCCGAACCGTGGAACGTGCCCGGCCGCTACGGCTGGGTCGGCGGTACCGGCACCACGGCCCACCTCGTCCCGGCCACCGGCACGGTCGCGATCATGCTCAGCCAGGTGGAGCTGGCCGGACCCACCCCGCCGGCCACGATGCGGGACTTCTGGCGCTACGCGGCGAGCGGCTGA